Proteins encoded by one window of Opitutales bacterium:
- a CDS encoding alpha/beta hydrolase: protein MWKRSNLPGNPVGTIVCVHGIFDTRWVFKRMADRLADLGYDIFAPTMNGAGGVASMQELAEQIDSLLKAEAIGVESKPFYIIGFSMGGIVSRTLLQCVNPALKPRALITLGTPHHGSALCMLFWGKGTRDMRPGSRHLRKLKESEATLDGTPCYSFWTPFDLMIIPARSSKWPRAENHTFRVPLHPWLLTDKTVFAAIQKVLETGTDLT, encoded by the coding sequence ATGTGGAAACGCTCGAATTTACCCGGAAACCCAGTGGGCACAATAGTTTGCGTGCATGGAATTTTCGACACGCGCTGGGTTTTCAAGCGAATGGCGGACCGTCTTGCGGATCTGGGCTACGATATTTTTGCTCCGACTATGAATGGCGCTGGGGGAGTGGCATCGATGCAAGAACTAGCCGAGCAGATAGACTCGCTGTTGAAAGCGGAAGCAATTGGTGTCGAGAGCAAACCGTTTTATATCATTGGATTCAGCATGGGCGGTATTGTTTCAAGAACGCTGCTTCAGTGTGTCAATCCAGCCCTGAAGCCGCGTGCACTGATTACCCTGGGTACGCCACACCACGGCAGTGCATTGTGCATGCTTTTTTGGGGGAAGGGAACGCGAGACATGCGTCCTGGAAGTAGGCATCTTAGAAAACTGAAGGAGTCTGAGGCCACGCTCGACGGGACTCCATGCTATTCATTTTGGACGCCTTTTGACCTCATGATCATTCCAGCGCGCAGCTCGAAATGGCCGCGCGCGGAAAATCATACCTTCAGGGTGCCATTACACCCATGGCTCTTGACAGATAAAACCGTATTTGCCGCGATCCAAAAAGTTTTGGAAACTGGCACCGATCTCACCTAA
- a CDS encoding DUF1552 domain-containing protein, translating to MNNISRRRILKSATGATLALPFLESLHLSAEVKKTRDCLLAIQMPLGIYAGALFPDGSNLDPLSTEYLAPFKDFHPKMTLLSGMYHPGVSNGHVSGSRVFTGKSNLGYGDPKLAPNAESFDQVAARHLGKHTRFSSISLNTRGDHSASWFNNGMNVPAQTDMKKLFDRLFKEESVADQASHQKRLNMKKSVLDAIWEHSKTIEGSLTQTDRDKLGEYFHAIRETEYGIRKEGEWLDRPRPKVDADAYPDQRDDGGFMLKVRNQLDMAYLALVTDSTRIMTSIIGAQGNVGIEGVNNGYHGLSHRGKDPENIRQLKIIESSILAEIKRLLNRLDAVVEPDGKTLLDHTTVILTSNLGNGSNHSSQNLPVVVFGGGYNHQKYISYTPANETPLCNLYLTTLQKMGVPEERFSTSTGIINQLV from the coding sequence ATGAATAACATCTCACGCCGCCGTATTCTGAAGTCTGCCACCGGGGCGACCCTGGCCCTCCCCTTCCTCGAGAGCCTCCATCTCTCAGCCGAGGTCAAGAAGACACGTGATTGCCTCTTGGCGATCCAAATGCCGCTTGGCATATATGCCGGTGCCCTGTTTCCGGATGGATCTAATCTAGACCCTCTAAGCACAGAATATCTAGCTCCATTCAAGGATTTCCATCCCAAGATGACACTTCTTTCGGGCATGTATCATCCTGGCGTGAGTAACGGTCACGTTTCAGGGAGTCGCGTATTCACCGGTAAATCGAATCTCGGCTATGGAGATCCAAAACTGGCCCCGAATGCAGAGTCCTTCGACCAAGTAGCAGCGCGCCATTTGGGTAAACATACTCGTTTTTCATCTATTTCATTAAACACGAGAGGCGACCACAGTGCCTCGTGGTTTAACAATGGTATGAATGTGCCCGCTCAGACGGATATGAAAAAGTTATTCGACCGTCTATTTAAAGAGGAATCCGTCGCGGACCAAGCATCACACCAGAAACGCCTAAACATGAAAAAAAGTGTGCTCGACGCGATCTGGGAACACTCCAAGACCATCGAAGGTTCTTTGACGCAAACTGATCGCGATAAATTAGGTGAGTATTTCCACGCCATCCGGGAGACTGAATATGGTATCCGCAAAGAAGGCGAGTGGCTCGATCGACCTCGTCCAAAGGTGGATGCCGATGCCTATCCTGATCAGCGTGACGACGGTGGCTTCATGCTTAAAGTACGCAATCAATTGGACATGGCCTACCTTGCGCTAGTTACCGATTCAACACGCATCATGACATCCATTATTGGGGCACAGGGCAATGTGGGAATAGAGGGTGTCAATAATGGTTATCACGGCCTATCCCACCGCGGCAAGGATCCCGAAAACATCCGACAGCTCAAAATCATCGAGTCGAGCATCCTGGCTGAAATCAAACGCCTACTCAATCGCCTAGATGCTGTAGTCGAACCCGATGGCAAGACACTGCTCGACCACACTACTGTCATCCTGACCAGTAATCTCGGAAATGGCAGTAACCACTCTAGCCAAAACCTTCCAGTCGTCGTTTTTGGTGGAGGCTACAATCATCAAAAATATATCAGCTATACACCCGCAAATGAGACCCCGTTGTGTAACCTCTATCTAACCACGTTACAGAAAATGGGTGTTCCAGAGGAGCGCTTTTCTACGTCGACTGGGATCATAAATCAGCTCGTTTAG
- a CDS encoding DUF1592 domain-containing protein: MIRKTLLKLTLSAIIFAAASNASAKEPDILGLENTIKPFFNKYCIECHGPDAQKAGFRVDKLTPATTNLMAEKWQHVADQVGLGDMPPLDYAEQPTFDELDAVDAWIQAELARAETELAAGGVTEAVLRRLTPLEYKLTLRDLFKIDLREFDPTFFLAPEVMGDGFTTDGSKLSLTPSMLRSYIDAAAATLEHVVTLGDRPELFSKTWVGSQQLLPKAEINPDKPGMVYMEHWFDRGHISPREFTAHEDGLYRIRVRAHAVPPPMHRPGPKRWPVELSIRRHRPSEPRLPVDEIFKVYEGTEEFTAEHFMKKGDRIHTLFFNGWELGPGHIKQWRERGWHPHLYIENVAIEGPIIEEWPLPRHKTIFANLSSDVEDVDRQTAQQLLKQFTQRAFRRPVTESEMTPFYDLYDLGRSQNMDFYEGMKVALQGVLASPGFLFLNEPAGEMSHYAIASRLSYFLWSSMPDDELFRLATAGKLKDLETLIAQANRMLEDPKADSFYNRFADEWLNIDHVGVMTPDARLYPEYNGDLRVAMQEETRLFVRKLLKENLPLENIVDSDFTFLNEALAELYNIEGIEGEHMREVALPEDSRRGGIITQASVLNVTANGTITSPVVRGIYILENILGTHPPAAPPDVPLIEPDIRGATTVRAQLEKHREIPSCASCHAKIDPVGFAFENYDVLGGWRDNYRAVNPEKKRKRDPSFISGPSIDSADTMDGIGSFDGIDEFRALLLKPQQIAKIEENFARKLLTFAAGRKIRFSDENDLFAAIDRYRGNNPGARTMLHQIITSDTFLNQ, translated from the coding sequence ATGATTCGTAAAACCCTACTGAAACTTACGCTTTCAGCGATAATTTTTGCAGCTGCATCCAACGCATCCGCTAAAGAACCAGATATCCTAGGGTTAGAAAATACAATCAAACCCTTCTTCAACAAATATTGCATAGAGTGCCACGGACCCGATGCTCAGAAAGCGGGGTTCAGGGTAGACAAATTGACACCTGCCACAACCAACCTCATGGCTGAGAAATGGCAGCATGTTGCCGATCAGGTGGGCTTGGGAGACATGCCCCCACTAGACTACGCCGAACAGCCGACATTTGATGAGCTCGATGCAGTGGATGCTTGGATTCAGGCGGAACTCGCCCGCGCTGAAACTGAATTGGCCGCAGGGGGTGTTACCGAAGCTGTGCTCAGACGGCTCACTCCTTTAGAATATAAATTGACCCTCCGCGATCTGTTCAAAATAGACCTGCGCGAATTTGACCCTACGTTCTTCCTTGCGCCTGAGGTGATGGGAGATGGGTTCACAACAGATGGCTCTAAGCTTTCCCTCACACCGAGCATGCTTCGATCATACATCGATGCAGCCGCAGCGACGCTGGAGCATGTTGTGACTCTCGGCGATCGGCCCGAGTTATTCAGCAAGACTTGGGTGGGTTCGCAACAGCTCCTTCCAAAAGCTGAAATAAATCCAGATAAGCCAGGAATGGTTTATATGGAGCACTGGTTCGATCGGGGACACATCTCGCCGAGAGAATTTACAGCGCATGAAGACGGGCTCTACCGCATACGAGTAAGAGCTCATGCGGTGCCTCCTCCCATGCATCGACCCGGTCCTAAACGCTGGCCCGTAGAACTAAGTATCCGCCGTCACCGCCCTTCTGAGCCGCGTCTTCCCGTAGATGAGATATTCAAAGTATACGAGGGCACAGAGGAATTTACAGCTGAGCACTTCATGAAAAAAGGGGATCGAATACATACTCTTTTCTTCAATGGATGGGAGCTTGGCCCAGGCCACATAAAACAGTGGCGTGAGCGAGGATGGCACCCCCACCTATACATTGAGAATGTAGCTATTGAAGGTCCGATCATAGAAGAGTGGCCGCTACCTCGACACAAAACTATCTTTGCGAACCTCAGCTCTGATGTTGAAGACGTTGACCGCCAGACCGCACAGCAACTGCTGAAACAGTTTACGCAACGCGCGTTCAGACGGCCCGTCACAGAAAGCGAGATGACGCCTTTTTATGATTTGTATGATTTAGGCCGTTCACAAAACATGGATTTTTACGAAGGCATGAAAGTGGCCTTGCAAGGCGTCCTGGCGTCGCCTGGCTTCCTATTTCTCAATGAGCCAGCGGGTGAGATGAGTCATTATGCCATCGCGTCGCGGCTGTCCTATTTCCTTTGGAGTTCGATGCCTGATGATGAGCTTTTCCGCCTGGCCACAGCCGGGAAGCTCAAAGATCTAGAAACTTTGATCGCGCAAGCAAATCGGATGCTGGAAGATCCAAAGGCTGACTCCTTTTATAATCGTTTTGCAGACGAGTGGCTCAATATCGATCACGTCGGAGTCATGACACCAGATGCACGCTTGTATCCAGAATACAACGGCGATCTGCGCGTCGCTATGCAGGAAGAGACCCGTTTGTTTGTGCGTAAGCTTCTCAAAGAGAATTTGCCCTTAGAGAACATCGTCGATTCCGACTTCACCTTTTTGAACGAGGCGCTTGCAGAGCTTTATAATATTGAGGGTATCGAGGGTGAGCACATGCGCGAGGTGGCGTTGCCGGAGGACAGCAGGCGTGGCGGTATTATTACCCAAGCGAGTGTCCTGAATGTAACAGCGAACGGCACCATTACATCTCCAGTAGTTCGAGGAATTTATATCCTAGAAAACATTCTGGGAACCCATCCGCCTGCGGCACCCCCTGACGTGCCTTTGATCGAACCCGACATCCGCGGGGCCACAACCGTAAGGGCTCAATTAGAAAAACACCGTGAAATCCCTTCTTGCGCTAGTTGCCATGCAAAGATTGATCCCGTGGGGTTCGCTTTTGAAAATTACGACGTCCTTGGCGGATGGCGTGATAATTACCGCGCTGTCAATCCAGAGAAAAAGAGAAAGCGCGACCCCAGCTTCATTTCGGGTCCATCAATCGATAGCGCTGACACCATGGATGGAATCGGCAGTTTCGACGGCATTGATGAGTTTCGTGCCCTCCTCCTGAAGCCCCAACAAATAGCCAAAATAGAAGAGAATTTTGCGCGTAAACTCCTGACATTTGCTGCGGGACGGAAGATCCGCTTCTCAGATGAAAATGATTTGTTTGCAGCCATAGACCGCTACCGAGGAAACAACCCTGGTGCTCGGACCATGCTACATCAAATTATCACCTCAGACACCTTCCTCAACCAATAG